In the genome of Montipora foliosa isolate CH-2021 chromosome 3, ASM3666993v2, whole genome shotgun sequence, one region contains:
- the LOC137996346 gene encoding prostacyclin receptor-like, whose amino-acid sequence MVTSFDFNHSLSSTASVSTDQTREDGRGNTIAGIVLIASGLIGCSLSLLALGRDFFLGKTLPAIFIGALVWVDFIGVFSTAVLVFNGLVQGEKWLSGSPQCAIQGLFTTAFGMSSGAVVTIMSLDRFASLHCPFLYNKYASPKLARVFCILLTLFCTILASLPFMNVGDYVLNENSQSFCHFDLFPADRAGFYFLLGLATFGVLLTSVMTFCNIFVFIVVLRIKRRMSKLLPCEMNARRALRCAFRQEERMAKLVALVSVVFLVTWLPVTIRIFCNTLRLHLSQNMDNLSFRLVMVNFLLDPFTYVLFTRGFKRKFQQSITGFREYLRDKHASQKRKIQTSRIENASFAPDTTVLGPALCIAQSSVIRVAVRPVPANLVQTSLPT is encoded by the exons ATGGTCACTTCTTTCGATTTTAACCATTCTCTGAGCTCAACAGCAAGCGTCTCCACTGATCAAACACGCGAGGATGGCAGAGGAAACACCATCGCGGGTATTGTGTTAATAGCAAGCGGTCTCATTGGTTGTAGTTTGTCACTCTTGGCACTTGGAAGAGACTTTTTCTTGGGGAAAACCCTCCCTGCCATCTTTATTGGAGCGTTGGTATGGGTCGACTTCATCGGGGTCTTTTCGACTGCAGTTCTTGTCTTCAATGGCCTTGTTCAAGGCGAGAAGTGGCTGTCAGGTTCCCCTCAATGCGCCATACAG GGTCTCTTCACTACAGCATTTGGAATGTCGTCAGGAGCCGTGGTAACGATTATGTCATTGGATCGCTTTGCGTCCCTCCACTGTCCGTTTCTTTACAACAAATATGCCTCACCAAAGCTCGCTAGAGTATTCTGCATACTTCTCACACTGTTTTGCACAATATTAGCATCCTTACCTTTCATGAACGTTGGAGACTACGTTTTAAATGAAAACTCGCAGTCTTTTtgtcattttgatttgtttccCGCGGACCGAGctggattttattttttactagGGCTGGCTACATTTGGAGTTCTTTTAACATCAGTCATGACATTTTGTAACATCTTTGTGTTTATCGTCGTCTTGAGAATTAAACGGCGCATGTCAAAATTGTTACCGTGTGAAATGAACGCCAGACGTGCACTACGGTGTGCCTTCAGACAGGAGGAGCGAATGGCAAAGTTGGTGGCTTTGGtgtctgttgtttttcttgttacTTGGTTACCAGTCACG attCGCATCTTTTGTAACACACTGCGGTTGCATCTCAGCCAGAACATGGACAATCTCTCCTTTAGGTTGGTGATGGTTAATTTCCTTCTTGATCCTTTTACATACGTCTTGTTCACGAGAGGCTTTAAAAGAAAGTTCCAACAATCAATCACTGGATTCAGAGAGTACCTCAGAGACAAGCACGCCAGCCAAAAGCGAAAGATACAAACTAGTCGCATTGAAAACGCGTCCTTTGCACCAGATACCACTGTGTTAGGTCCCGCGTTGTGCATTGCGCAGTCTTCTGTGATTAGAGTTGCTGTCAGGCCAGTCCCTGCAAATTTGGTCCAGACTTCGTTACCGACATGA